A genomic stretch from Terriglobales bacterium includes:
- the thiE gene encoding thiamine phosphate synthase, with protein MATTASFAPQARNTVLPRLYAILDVPSLDAAGLSLPGFASSLLAGGVSLLQYRNKQGESHRMLQDARQLRELCHGRAKLIMNDRADFCLAAGFDGVHLGRDDLNPWSARTLLGKDALLGVSAHDARQVEHADQGPADYIAIGPVFATSSKRNPDPTVGLAGVRAARNCTQKPLVAIGGVTRSNCRAVLEAGADAVAVISDLIVEPARSVEEFQRLLG; from the coding sequence ATGGCAACCACTGCCAGCTTCGCGCCCCAGGCACGCAACACGGTCCTCCCCCGGCTGTACGCCATCCTGGATGTCCCGTCCCTCGATGCGGCCGGTCTGTCCTTGCCTGGCTTTGCCTCGTCTTTGCTCGCAGGGGGTGTATCCCTCCTGCAGTACCGGAACAAGCAGGGAGAATCACATCGAATGCTGCAGGATGCCCGCCAGCTACGCGAACTTTGCCACGGCCGGGCAAAGTTGATCATGAACGACCGCGCCGATTTCTGCCTGGCCGCTGGGTTCGATGGCGTGCACCTGGGCCGGGATGACCTGAATCCGTGGTCGGCTCGGACCCTCTTGGGCAAGGATGCTCTGCTGGGCGTGTCGGCGCATGATGCGCGGCAGGTCGAGCACGCCGACCAGGGCCCGGCGGACTACATCGCCATCGGCCCCGTGTTTGCCACTTCGAGCAAGCGGAATCCGGATCCGACCGTCGGCTTGGCGGGGGTTCGTGCCGCCCGCAACTGTACTCAGAAGCCGCTGGTGGCTATCGGGGGCGTCACCCGGTCGAATTGCCGGGCGGTGCTGGAGGCGGGCGCAGACGCCGTGGCGGTAATCTCCGATCTTATTGTCGAACCGGCACGGTCGGTGGAAGAATTCCAGCGGCTTCTCGGATAG